A window from Cygnus olor isolate bCygOlo1 chromosome 13, bCygOlo1.pri.v2, whole genome shotgun sequence encodes these proteins:
- the F8A1 gene encoding 40-kDa huntingtin-associated protein gives MLAAAAGGSGPGGAGGSGPGPGPGGGGSGEGDFLSRYRLVSAKLRRRFLRKPNVAEAAEQFAALARELRAQESLPYAAWCQLAVARCAQSLFHGPAEAAALGEAARLFLRQERDLRQRLALRGGFGEHLAAAQSCGAFAARLHLERGQPALAAGPCLELAAALRDTGRPARAAAHFQRAAELLAAARLPLEALRCLAERASCLLLGRDYAGALAALTRAQALAGAGVGPGGAAPGGAFLDALVRCEVSRVLLLLLLQPPPGKLPPEHARTLEQYCWEAPEGGAAGGGPPAAASYLPAELFLLLQSAVLACQEKDAAALQALQAELWPLLSAEQNHLLHLVLHDMLSPAGQGL, from the coding sequence atgctggcggcggcggcgggcggctccgggcccggcggggcgggcggctccgggcccgggccgggccccggcggcggcggcagcggggaaGGGGACTTCCTGTCGCGGTACCGGCTGGTGTCGGCCAAGCTGCGGCGGCGGTTCCTGCGGAAGCCGAACGTGGCGGAGGCGGCGGAGCAGTTCGCGGCGCTGGCGCGGGAGCTGCGCGCCCAGGAGAGCCTGCCCTACGCGGCCTGGTGCCAGCTGGCGGTGGCGCGCTGCGCGCAGAGCCTCTTCCACGGCCCCGCCGaggcggcggcgctgggcgaGGCGGCGCGGCTCTTCCTGCGCCAGGAGCGGGACCTGCGGCAGCGCCTGGCGCTGCGCGGCGGCTTCGGCGAGCACCTGGCGGCGGCGCAGAGCTGCGGGGCCTTCGCCGCCCGCCTGCACCTGGAGCGCGGGCAGCCGGCGCTGGCGGCCGGGCCGTGCCTGGAGCTGGCGGCGGCGCTGCGCGACACCGGGCGgcccgcccgcgccgccgcGCACTTCCAGCGGGCGGCCGAGCTGCTGGCGGCGGCGCGGCTGCCGCTCGAGGCGCTGCGCTGCCTGGCCGAGCGcgcctcctgcctgctgctgggccgCGACTACGCCGGGGCCCTGGCGGCGCTGACGCGGGCGCAGGCGCTGGCCGGGGCCGGGGTcgggcccgggggggccgcgCCCGGCGGCGCCTTCCTGGACGCGCTGGTGCGCTGCGAGGTGTCgcgggtgctgctgctgctgctcctgcagccgccGCCCGGCAAGCTGCCGCCCGAGCACGCCCGCACGCTGGAGCAGTACTGCTGGGAGGCGCCggagggcggcgcggcgggcggcgggccgCCGGCGGCGGCGAGCTACCTGCCGGCGgagctcttcctgctgctgcagtccGCCGTGCTGGCCTGCCAGGAGAAGGACGCGGCGGCGCTGCAGGCGCTGCAGGCCGAGCTGTGGCCGCTGCTGAGCGCCGAGCAGAACCACCTGCTGCACCTGGTGCTGCACGACATGCTCAGCCccgcggggcaggggctgtga